Genomic segment of uncultured Desulfobacter sp.:
TTTTCTCCTTGGCATCAAGTGTCATATTCAGGCTTTTGCATGCAGATTTCATGGCGGCGTCATAGGTGTTCATGTCATCGCACTGATCCGTGCCGATGACCCCGGCAAGCTTTCGGCCTTTCCCAAGCAGGGCTTTTTGGAATGCCCACAGTTTTGGATTTAAAAGATCCTTGATCTGCTTCTCCTTGAGTTTGGGGAAATCGGCTTTAAACTTTTTGCGGACGTCATCTTTATGGTCGGCCCAGTCGTCTCCATAGGTGTCGTACATCCACTTCATCGGATCAAAGAAGGGCTTGGGGGCAAATTGCAAAACGCCCAGGCGTTTTTCATTGAACTGGTAGGAAATGCGCAGCGGGCGTTCAATGGTTATCCGCCGGTACCCAAATTCGTGGGTGTCAAAAATTTTACAGCCAAAGGTCTTGATCTCCCTGGCTTTACCGTTCCGGCTCTGCCGCCCTCTGCCCGACGGGGCATCCGGTTCCTCGTCCAGGGTGATATCCAGAGGCTCAAAATCACCATAGGCCCTGGTGACGGTGCGAATGTCATCGTCGTTCATGAGGTTGCGCTTGGACCCAAGGCTTTTGCGCATCTTGGAGAAGAGATGAACGGCGTTGATCAATTGAACTTTACCTTTTCTGGGTTCACGCTTTTTGTTGGACAATATCCAGATGTAGGTGGCAATGCCGGTGTTGTAGAACATATCGGTGGGCAGGGCCACAATGGCTTCCAGCAAATCTGCCTCCAGGATGTACCGGCGAATTTCCGACTCACCGGAACCGGCCCCGCCGGTGAACAATGGAGAGCCGTTCAGGATGATGCCGATACGGCTGCCCTGGTCCTCGGTTTTATCCCGCATTTTTGATATCAGGTGCATCAAAAACAGGAGCGACCCGTCGGACACCCTCGGCAGCCCGGGACCGAAACGGCCGTTGTACCCTTTCACCGCATGCTCCTCTTTGACCTCTTTTTCGATCTTCTTCCAGTCCACACCAAAGGGGGGATTGGAGAGCATGTAATCGAACTTGTCGGCGGGCAACTGATCACCCGACAGGGTGTTGCCGTACTTGATGTTGTTGACCTCCTGGCCCTTAATGAGCATGTCGGCCTTGCAGATAGCGTAACTTTCAGGGTTCAGTTCCTGGCCAAAGGCACGGATGATGGCATCGGGGTTATGCTCAAGGGCGTATTCCATTCCCGAAGAGAGAAAGCCGCCGGTTCCCGCGGTTGGATCATAAATGGTCCGGATGACACCGGGGGTGCTCAGGATGTCATCGTCTTCCATAAACGCCAGGGATGTGGTGAGACGGACAATATCTCTGGGGGTAAAATGCTCGCCCGCCGTTTCATTGGAACTTTCGGCAAAGCGCCGGATCAGTTCTTCAAATACGAGTCCCATGCGCCGGTTGGATACGTTGTCAGGGGAGAGATCAGCACTTTTGACCCGCTGAACCACCTTTTATATGAAAGGTTGGCATCCGCCAGCTGGCCGATGAACTCAGTGAAGTTAAAATATTCAAAAATCTCCCGGGCATCCGCTGAAAACCCCTGGATGTAGGCTTCCAGATTCTCTTTGATGTTGCGCTCCCCCAGTTTGCCCAGATCAAAGGGGGAGGCATTGAAAAACGTCAGGCCGTTTGTGGCCGGCAGTATCAGTTTTTCTTCCGCAACGTCCGGCAGGTTCATTTTACGGACCTGTTCTTTCTTTTCCAATACCTGGGCTTTGGTCGGCTCAAGCACCGCTTCCAGGCGTCGGAGCAGGGTGAATGGAAGAATCACGCGCCCGTACTGGCTTTGCTTGAAATCACCCCGGAGAAGGTCCGCCAGGGACCAGATATATGCGGCAAGAGAGGTTGTGTTTGATTGCATTTTTGTTCCGTTATTGAAAACCAGACAGGGCTTTAACCAACGATTATTATCTGTCAGGCCTTATCCTCATCCCTTAAAAATCGATCCAACGCCTCAATCAAAACCCCACCGATATCTGTACAATTATCATTGGCGTAGCGTTCCATCCTTTCTACCATCTGACACGGCAGCTGAACCGTTAAGTTCTGGGTGGGATCTAAGCACTCTTTTTTATCTTCGTTCATTGCATTCCTTTCAAATTTTTAAAGCTTATGATACTGCCACGATTTCGGCAAAAACCAAAGAATTAAAAAGTGTATAACAAACGAGCTGTAGTCTAAATTCGTGGAAGAATTGTTCCTGTGGGAATTTTGGGATTGGCCATAACATCGGCCACCACGTAGGGGAATCACTTATCGCTGTTGGGTTTCGTATGGCCGGCTTGGCCCGCAGGCAAAAAAGTGCTGAATGGGACGCAAAGACAGCGCCCCACACCGTTTAAACCTGCCCGAGAAAAACGGCCTGGTCCCAGACCCTTCGGGCAATGCGAATGGTGGCCTGGTCCACCATGCGGCCGTCCACAGCCACGGCGCCCCGGGAGCGGTCATCGGCTGCATCCAGAATCCGCCGGGCACGCTGAATCTCTTCGGTTGACGGGGTAAACACCTGGTTGACCGTATCAATCTGGTCGGGATGGATCACCCATTTGCCGTCACATCCGAGGGCCTTGGCCAGGGCGGCTGATTTTTCAAGGCCTTGATCATCCCTGAAATTTCCAAAGGGGGCATCCAGGGCAATAAGTCCATTGGCTTTGGCAGCCATGACCATGCGGCTGAGCTGGAAATGCCACCGGTGACCCGGGTAAACCTGTTCCTCATTTTCTCCGTGGCCGGACAAAGAGACCAGCGCGGCCCCGATGCTGGCCTGGTAATCGGCAATGCCGAAAGACAGGGAAGAGAGCCTGGCATCAGCCGAGGCGATTTCATTGATCCGGGCAAGGCCCTGGGCGGTCTCAATACAGGCCTGGATCCGAATCCGGCTTTTTTGTCCCAATGCCATTTCAATGCCGTCCAACAGGCGGCTGGCAAAATGGATATCCGCCTCATGGTTGACCTTGGGCACCACAACGGTTTCGAGACGATCTCCGGCCGACTCGGCCACATGGATCAAATCTTTATAGGCAAACGGGGTGTCCAGACTGTTGATGCGAATGGCCACACGCTTTGTGTTAAAATCCAGGGCGAGAAGCGAATCCACAACCGTTTTACGGGCCGCCTCTTTTTCATCTGCCGGTACGCTGTCTTCTAAATCCAGCATAATGACATCAACGTTAGACGCCGTAGCCTTAGCATGCATCTTTGCTTTATTTCCGGGGACGGAAATCAATGTTCGACAGGGTGTATTTATTTTTAATATATCATTCATATTTTCACCCTAACAGGCGTCCGAAGGAATTGTCAATTCCATAAACCTGGGGCACCACGAAAAAGGGAGGCCCGCTAAGGCCTCCCTGAAAGTATCGTATGACACACACCGGAAAAGACATTGGCGTCCAGCGTGTCTATTGCATATACGGATGGATTATACCATTTCAGGTACATCCCAGTTATCAATTTTCATTGTGCCGTTTTTCGCAAGATTCATCTGCATTTTAAAACATCTGTCAAAGAGCTGGGGCTCATGGCCGACGCCCTTTGCAAGGGTAATCCTGGAAGACATGTCAAGATACTCTTGAATGATATCTTTATACTCGGGATGCACACATTTATCAATGATGGTCTGGGCTCTCTCTTTGGGCGCAAGGCCGCGAAGGTCTGCAAGGCCCTGATCCGTAACCACAACGTCAAGATCGTGTTCGGTGTGGTCAATGTGCGGGGCTTTGGGCACAACACATGTGATACCGGTCGGATCTGTTTTCGTAGGCCGGACGGAGGGGCAGTGCATCATCTTCAAGAAACCGTTTCTCAAAAAGTCGCCGGAACCGCCGATACCGTTGATCATTCTTGTGCCACCGACAAGTGTGGAGTTGGCATGGGCATAGATATCAAATTCAACAGGCGTGTTCATGGAGATACAGCCAAGACGGCGGACCGCCTCGGGGGCGTTGGAAACAGAAAGCGGACGAAGAACAATTTTATCTGCGTAAAAATCCTTATTGCTCAGGAACCGCGGGAAGCCCTCTTTCTCAGAAAGGGAAAGGGAACATGAAGAGGCGGCATCCAGTTTACCCGAGTCAAACAGGTCCAGCATGGTATCCTGAAGCACTTCGGTGTAAACGGTGAGATTTTTGAAAGGCCCTTTGGCAAGACCGCCCACAACGGCATTGGCGATGGAGCCGACACCGGATTGAAGCGGAAGCAGATTTTCAGGAAGACGGCCGGCTTTCACTTCAGCGATGAAAAAATCGATAATGTGGCCTGCAATGGCTTCGGAGGTTGCGTCAATATCGGTAAACGCGCGGCCTTTATCGGGATATTTGGACTCTACAACAGCGATAACTTTTTCAGGATCACATGCAATGGAGGTTGAACCGATGCGGCTGTCTGCCTTTGTAATATTAAAGACCTGTCTGTTGGGCGGTGTTCCCGGCATGAAAAGGTCGTGCATCCCTTCGAACGAAGGCATACCGGTGTTCACCTCAAGGATGATTCTATCACACACCATAAGGATTTCAGGAATAACACCACAGGAGGCGGTGGGCACAATGCTTCCGTCTTCTTTGATGCAGGACACTTCAATGATAGCAAGGTCAAGTTTACCTGACTCCGTATCTTTTGTGTAGAAACCATAGCCAAGATCCTGGGCGAAAAGAGAGAGGTGTTTGTCCCCCATCCTAATGCGGCCGGAGTTGATGCCTTTGGCGATGTTTTTACCGGTCTGGTAGGGCCATCTTCTGTCGATCATATCCAGATCTGCCCATCTGTTTTCTGTTTCGGCGCCGACCGATGCGCCGATAAAAAGATTGAACCGCCATTTGCCCTGAAGACTGTTGGCTTCAACATAATCAGCCAAGGCAATGGGTACTGCTTTCGGGTAACCTGCAGGCGTGAAGCCTGACCAGCCAAGGTTCATTCCAGGTTTAAAGAACTGGATTGTTTCTTCAGCCTTCATAACTTTTTTCAGAAGGCTCTTACATTCGACTCGAGTCTCAAGTTCAGACATATACTCCTCCATTATAGCTATTTCAGAAACCACACAAACGGAAGGTTTTTTAGAACATAATCTATTGGGTGTCAAGCAAGTAAAAAATAGATTTTTCTTGACACGGCAAGGGGTTTTAAATTAGCTGTGGATGATTTAAACCCTTTACGGAACACCTCCATGTATTATTTCTCAAACACGATAAAAACAGCTATACTTTCGGTTATATTTTTTGTAATCATCGCCTTTGGTGCAGATGCGTTTCATTTAACACCGGCAAGGGCATCCACCTCAAACATATACATCGTCCCGCCCCAAGAGAATGCGGTGGCCAGTCAACCCACCCGGTTTACGCTGTTTGTCCAAAACACCGGCACCACGGATATCACCTCAACGGATTACGCGTCGGTCATGGTCGCGCTGAGTTCAGAGGGTCAAACGCACAGAGTGAAGGCCGTGGGTGTTAAGAGCAATCCTGACGGAACGGTGACGATTCCGGCCGGGGGATTTGCTAAACTGACCTATGAGTTTGAACTGCCCCAAGAGATGACCGGAACGGTCAGCCTGGCCCTGGAAGAGATCACATCCAACCCGGTGTTGTTTGCCGCCGCTGAACCTGTTGAACCCCAGGAGCGGGAGGAAAAAATTACAGGCCAGGGGCAACTGGTTATTGGGGAAAAACAGGAGGAATTCCAGCCCTTTTTAAAAAACCTGTCCGCCTATGAGCCGGTCTATTTCCTGTTCGGTGTAAATCCAGGCAGGGAAAAAAGCAAATTCCAGGTCAGTTTTAAATACAAACTGTTCAACGGACCTTTTGGCAGCCAGGGATTGAATTCTTTTCTGGATGGGTTTCATCTGGCCTATACCCAGACCTCATTCTGGGATCTTAGCTCAGATTCAAAGCCCTTTGATGATTCCAGTTATAAACCCGAACTATTCTATCTGGTACCCAAAATTGATTTAAATCTGTCCTGGGTTAAAATTTTCGGCATCCAGGGCGGTTTCCAACACGAATCCAACGGCAAGGGCGGGGACGAATCCAGATCCACCAACTACATATATATCAAGCCGATTATGGCGATTTCGCTTTTTGACGACGCCTACCTGACCGTTGCACCCAAGCTGTGGGTATATGCGATGAATGATGATGAAACCAACGCGGACCTGGCGGACTATCGGGGATATTTTGATTTACAGGTCCAGGCAGGTGTGCCCATGGGCCTGTGCCTGGACACTCACACCAGGTGGGCTGAAGCAGGGCCGAGCATCCAGGCGGATTTAAGCTATCCGTTGACCTCATTTTTCAACAACGGACTGAATCTCTACCTGCATTTTCAGTATTTCAACGGATATGCCGAACGACTCAAGGCATACGAGGAAAAAGAAGAGATCTTCCGGATTGGTTTTTCCCTGAGTCGGTAACAAAGCACCTGCCCAATCGATTCTGGCCCAGGCTTGGCGGGAATTTATAAGCCTGGGCAGATTGATATTTTCGCAACAAACAAGCTGCTAAAATCGTCTTCCTAAATCCGGTTTTCAGTCTCGGTTCTGCTTAATTTCACAAACCAGATCGCTGCACGCATATTCCCTTGCATGCAACACATAATTTTCAGAGGCATTTTTCAGCCTCTGCTCAATCTCGGCCTGATTCTCATACACTTTTTTAACTTTGCCCGGAGACCCTGTGACAAGAGAATACGGCGGAATGATTGTTTTTTCCAGAACAACGGCACCGGCCGCAATGACACTGCCCCGGCCAATCACGCATTTATTCAAAAGAACGGTCCCCATGCCGATCAGGCATCCGTCCTCAATGGTTGCGCCATGGACACAGCAGTTGTGCCCGATGGTGACGCCGTTTCCGATGATCAACGGGGTCTGTCTGGCCACATGGCCCATGCAAAGGTCCTGGATATTTGTGCGTTCACCAATACGAATGTGGGCGACATCCCCCCGGATCACAGAGTTAAACCAAACCGAAGAGTCCCGGCCGATGTGGACATCCCCTATAATTTTTGCATCAGGCGCAATATAGACCGATTCGTGAACTTTGGGTGCAATGTTTTTGTAGGAGTAAAGTGCCATAAAATTGACCTTTTCGCAAAAACTTGAACGGCCGGTTACAGGACCGGCCGTTCAAAGATTTATTCACACAAAATTTAATATGTAAATTTTTCCCGGAAAAAGGGAACCAGCTCATCAATTTTCATGCGCTGCTGTTCCATGGAATCCCGCTCCCGGATGGTGACGGCATTGTCGTCAAGGGATTCATAATCAAAGGTGACGCAATATGGGGTGCCCGCCTCATCCTGGCGGCGATAGCGCTTGCCGATGCTGCCCTGTACGTCAAAATCCATGTTCAGACCCAGTTGCTGTACCAGGGTGTCAAAGATAGACTTTGCATTGTCGGCAATCTTTTTGGCCAGGGGCATAACGGCAATTTTAATGGGGGCCAGCTGGTTGTGAAGATGCAGCACCACCCGGGTATCGCCCTCGTTAATCTCCTCTTCTTCATAGGCGTCGCACAAAAAGACCAGCGCTGAACGCTGGACCCCAAGGGAAGGTTCAATGACAAAGGGAACGTATTTTTCCTTTGCAGCCTCGTCAAAATACTTCAGATCCTTGGAAGAGAACTCCATGTGCTGGCTCAAGTCATAATCGGTCCGGGAAGCGATGCCGCACAATTCCCCCCAGCCAAACGGATAGCGATATTCAATATCGGACGTGCCGTTGGAATAGTGGGACAATTCGGCTGCGTCATGGTCGCGCAGTCTCAGATTATCCGGGGTAACGCCCAGCCCCAGGTACCAGTCCATGCAGAATTTTTTCCAGAAGTCATGGAACTCAAGCTCGGTGCCGGGTTTACAGAAATATTCAATTTCCATCTGCTCGAACTCACGGGTCCGGAACACAAAATTGCCCGGGGTGATTTCGTTTCTGAAGGCCTTGCCGATCTGGGCAATACCAAAGGGAACCTTTTTGCGTGAAGTCGTCTGGACATTTTTAAAATTGACAAAGATACCCTGGGCGGTTTCGGGCCGCAGATATATCTCCTTGCCTTCGCCTTCAACCACACCCTGCTGGGTTTTAAACATCAGGTTAAAGGCCTTGGGAAGGGTCCATTCAAGGCTGCCGCACTGGGGGCAGGTGATATTTTTGCTGTTAATAAAATCCAGCATATCCTGGGGCGGGGTTTTTTCTCCGGCCCAGTTGGCGGGTTGCTCATCAGAGTCGTTTTCCTGCTGCCAGTTTTCCACAAGCTTGTCAGCCCGCTCCCGGGATTTACATTTTTTGCAGTCCATCAGCGGATCGGAAAAACTGCCCACATGGCCCGAGGCTTCCCAGGTGGTGGGATTCATGAGAATGGCGGCATCCAGGCCCACCATATCAATGCGCTCGGTGACAAATTTTTTCCACCAGGCCTCTTTCAGATTTTTGAGCAGTTCCACCCCTAAAGGACCGAAATCCCAGGCATTGGCAAGCCCTCCGTAGATTTCAGATCCCGGATATACAAAGCCCCTGCGTTTGCAAAGCCCGACGACTTTGTCCATCAATGTTGGTTCTTTTTTTGGTTTAGCCATTTTTTTACTCCATGTTCCCAGACCGCCCGGATGGTGTCCAGGGTCAGTCCGTTATGATTTATCAATATCTTACGCTAATAATAATCCACTGAATTTTTAAACTTAAAAAGAGGTTGAATATACATGATTTTTATATTTTGCTGAACTGTTTTTTCAAATTTTTGTACCTTCATTAATAAGGCTCTAATATAAATACAACGGCAAAAACCGTTGAAATATTATTTTTTTCTTACAAAACAGTTATGCCTTCTCAATTAAAATGATCTATGCTATTGAATTACCAAATCAACAAAATGTGGAGAAAAGGTATTTATGGATGAAAAGACGCCTGGGAAGCAGACGCCTCCCCCGCCCAAAATGAGTCCCTATGTGTTCACCCTCCTGCTGCTCGGATTCGGGTTGTGGTGTTTTTGGGACGGATGGCTGAGCTCAAACCCGGACATGGCCGAGTATGCGCTTTTTAATCAGGTCTTGAGCGCGGTATTGATTCCCTGGGCCATATGGGATTTTTTCCACGTCAAAAGAAAATATAAAAAAAAATAAGCGCCTTTCAGGCTATCGTTTCCATTGCGTCACGGATCACACAGTGACGCAATGGAAACTGCGAAAAATACCTTAGCATTTATTGCCAAGACCCCGAAAAGCTATTTTTGCCCCAGGATCATAATTTCGGGTTTGACCCATTCATCAAATTGCCCGGGCTGAACCAGCTCCAGTTCTGCGGCCGCCTCTTTCAAAGTCATGCCGTCCTGAAGCGCTTTTTTGGCGATCAGGGCGGCATTGTCATATCCAATGTGCGGCGCCAGTGCCGTGACCAGCATCAACGAATTTTTCAAATGGCGTTCAATCACCTCATGGTTCGCAGTGAGACCGGCCAGGCAATGGGAGGTGAACGAGGAGATGGCGTCGCCTAAAAGCGTCACCGATTCAAGCAGGTTATGGATGATAACCGGCTTAAACACATTGAGTTCAAAATTGCCCTGGCTCGCGGCAAAACCGATGGCCGCATCATTTCCCATCACCTGGCAGGCCACCATGGTGGCGGCTTCGGCCTGGGTGGGGTTTACTTTTCCGGGCATGATGGAACTGCCCGGTTCATTGGCCGGGATATTGAGTTCCCCGATGCCGCACCGGGGACCACTGGCAAGCCACCGGACGTCATTGGCGATTTTCATCAAATTGGCTGCCAGCCCTTTGAGCGCGCCGCTGGCGAAAACCATCTGATCGTGTCCAGTGAGGCCATGGAAGGTATTTTTTATCTGTGTGAACGGATGGCCGGTGGACTTGGCAAGCTCTTCTGCCACTGCTTTGCCGAACCCCTGGGGTGCATTTAAACCGGTCCCCACGGCTGTCCCGCCAATGGCCAGGGGATAGAGTGATTCCAAAGATTGCAGAATCTGCTCCCGGCTGCTTTGGATCATGGCTTGCCAGCCGCTGATCTCCTGGCCAAGGGTCAGGGGAGTGGCGTCCTGGAGGTGGGTGCGCCCGATTTTAATGACTTTTGAAAATTGTTGGGATTTTTCTTCAAGGGCCTGACACATGCGGTCCACTGCGGGAAGCAGGGTGTCATGGATCTCAAACACCGCGGCAATATGCATGGCCGCCGGGAAAGTGTCGTTGGAACTTTGGGATTTGTTCACATGGTCATTGGGGTGGATGGGCCGGGTATCATCCAATGCCTTGCCGTCAAGAAGCGCTGCCCGGTTGGCAATGACCTCGTTTAAATTCATATTGGTCTGGGTACCGCTGCCCGTCTGCCAGACGTGGAGGGGAAACTGGTCGTCGTGATCTTTGTTTAGAATTTCATCGCACACCCGGATAATCAGGTCTGCTTTATGGTCATCCAG
This window contains:
- a CDS encoding gamma carbonic anhydrase family protein, whose protein sequence is MALYSYKNIAPKVHESVYIAPDAKIIGDVHIGRDSSVWFNSVIRGDVAHIRIGERTNIQDLCMGHVARQTPLIIGNGVTIGHNCCVHGATIEDGCLIGMGTVLLNKCVIGRGSVIAAGAVVLEKTIIPPYSLVTGSPGKVKKVYENQAEIEQRLKNASENYVLHAREYACSDLVCEIKQNRD
- a CDS encoding CoA ester lyase codes for the protein MNDILKINTPCRTLISVPGNKAKMHAKATASNVDVIMLDLEDSVPADEKEAARKTVVDSLLALDFNTKRVAIRINSLDTPFAYKDLIHVAESAGDRLETVVVPKVNHEADIHFASRLLDGIEMALGQKSRIRIQACIETAQGLARINEIASADARLSSLSFGIADYQASIGAALVSLSGHGENEEQVYPGHRWHFQLSRMVMAAKANGLIALDAPFGNFRDDQGLEKSAALAKALGCDGKWVIHPDQIDTVNQVFTPSTEEIQRARRILDAADDRSRGAVAVDGRMVDQATIRIARRVWDQAVFLGQV
- a CDS encoding type I restriction-modification system subunit M N-terminal domain-containing protein — translated: MQSNTTSLAAYIWSLADLLRGDFKQSQYGRVILPFTLLRRLEAVLEPTKAQVLEKKEQVRKMNLPDVAEEKLILPATNGLTFFNASPFDLGKLGERNIKENLEAYIQGFSADAREIFEYFNFTEFIGQLADANLSYKRWFSGSKVLISPLTTYPTGAWDSYLKN
- a CDS encoding acetyl-CoA hydrolase/transferase C-terminal domain-containing protein, with the translated sequence MSELETRVECKSLLKKVMKAEETIQFFKPGMNLGWSGFTPAGYPKAVPIALADYVEANSLQGKWRFNLFIGASVGAETENRWADLDMIDRRWPYQTGKNIAKGINSGRIRMGDKHLSLFAQDLGYGFYTKDTESGKLDLAIIEVSCIKEDGSIVPTASCGVIPEILMVCDRIILEVNTGMPSFEGMHDLFMPGTPPNRQVFNITKADSRIGSTSIACDPEKVIAVVESKYPDKGRAFTDIDATSEAIAGHIIDFFIAEVKAGRLPENLLPLQSGVGSIANAVVGGLAKGPFKNLTVYTEVLQDTMLDLFDSGKLDAASSCSLSLSEKEGFPRFLSNKDFYADKIVLRPLSVSNAPEAVRRLGCISMNTPVEFDIYAHANSTLVGGTRMINGIGGSGDFLRNGFLKMMHCPSVRPTKTDPTGITCVVPKAPHIDHTEHDLDVVVTDQGLADLRGLAPKERAQTIIDKCVHPEYKDIIQEYLDMSSRITLAKGVGHEPQLFDRCFKMQMNLAKNGTMKIDNWDVPEMV
- a CDS encoding glycine--tRNA ligase, giving the protein MAKPKKEPTLMDKVVGLCKRRGFVYPGSEIYGGLANAWDFGPLGVELLKNLKEAWWKKFVTERIDMVGLDAAILMNPTTWEASGHVGSFSDPLMDCKKCKSRERADKLVENWQQENDSDEQPANWAGEKTPPQDMLDFINSKNITCPQCGSLEWTLPKAFNLMFKTQQGVVEGEGKEIYLRPETAQGIFVNFKNVQTTSRKKVPFGIAQIGKAFRNEITPGNFVFRTREFEQMEIEYFCKPGTELEFHDFWKKFCMDWYLGLGVTPDNLRLRDHDAAELSHYSNGTSDIEYRYPFGWGELCGIASRTDYDLSQHMEFSSKDLKYFDEAAKEKYVPFVIEPSLGVQRSALVFLCDAYEEEEINEGDTRVVLHLHNQLAPIKIAVMPLAKKIADNAKSIFDTLVQQLGLNMDFDVQGSIGKRYRRQDEAGTPYCVTFDYESLDDNAVTIRERDSMEQQRMKIDELVPFFREKFTY
- the fumC gene encoding class II fumarate hydratase codes for the protein MANRTEHDTMGAIEVPADALWGAQTERSRQNFTIGRELMPKTLIHAFARLKKACAAVNRRMDLLDDHKADLIIRVCDEILNKDHDDQFPLHVWQTGSGTQTNMNLNEVIANRAALLDGKALDDTRPIHPNDHVNKSQSSNDTFPAAMHIAAVFEIHDTLLPAVDRMCQALEEKSQQFSKVIKIGRTHLQDATPLTLGQEISGWQAMIQSSREQILQSLESLYPLAIGGTAVGTGLNAPQGFGKAVAEELAKSTGHPFTQIKNTFHGLTGHDQMVFASGALKGLAANLMKIANDVRWLASGPRCGIGELNIPANEPGSSIMPGKVNPTQAEAATMVACQVMGNDAAIGFAASQGNFELNVFKPVIIHNLLESVTLLGDAISSFTSHCLAGLTANHEVIERHLKNSLMLVTALAPHIGYDNAALIAKKALQDGMTLKEAAAELELVQPGQFDEWVKPEIMILGQK
- a CDS encoding phospholipase A yields the protein MYYFSNTIKTAILSVIFFVIIAFGADAFHLTPARASTSNIYIVPPQENAVASQPTRFTLFVQNTGTTDITSTDYASVMVALSSEGQTHRVKAVGVKSNPDGTVTIPAGGFAKLTYEFELPQEMTGTVSLALEEITSNPVLFAAAEPVEPQEREEKITGQGQLVIGEKQEEFQPFLKNLSAYEPVYFLFGVNPGREKSKFQVSFKYKLFNGPFGSQGLNSFLDGFHLAYTQTSFWDLSSDSKPFDDSSYKPELFYLVPKIDLNLSWVKIFGIQGGFQHESNGKGGDESRSTNYIYIKPIMAISLFDDAYLTVAPKLWVYAMNDDETNADLADYRGYFDLQVQAGVPMGLCLDTHTRWAEAGPSIQADLSYPLTSFFNNGLNLYLHFQYFNGYAERLKAYEEKEEIFRIGFSLSR
- a CDS encoding N-6 DNA methylase: MGLVFEELIRRFAESSNETAGEHFTPRDIVRLTTSLAFMEDDDILSTPGVIRTIYDPTAGTGGFLSSGMEYALEHNPDAIIRAFGQELNPESYAICKADMLIKGQEVNNIKYGNTLSGDQLPADKFDYMLSNPPFGVDWKKIEKEVKEEHAVKGYNGRFGPGLPRVSDGSLLFLMHLISKMRDKTEDQGSRIGIILNGSPLFTGGAGSGESEIRRYILEADLLEAIVALPTDMFYNTGIATYIWILSNKKREPRKGKVQLINAVHLFSKMRKSLGSKRNLMNDDDIRTVTRAYGDFEPLDITLDEEPDAPSGRGRQSRNGKAREIKTFGCKIFDTHEFGYRRITIERPLRISYQFNEKRLGVLQFAPKPFFDPMKWMYDTYGDDWADHKDDVRKKFKADFPKLKEKQIKDLLNPKLWAFQKALLGKGRKLAGVIGTDQCDDMNTYDAAMKSACKSLNMTLDAKEKKQILEAVAWKNPEAVRVIKKVIKKGSVNPTYGHFENNGKVVEYQPNPDLRDYENVPLDPSRPVNETNEDYFNKEVLPHVPEAWIDAEKKDAIDQEIGIVGYEIPFNRHFYVYQPPRDLADIDADLDKVSAEIMQLLQEVHG